TTTAGAATGAAGTTAATAGCTAGGAACTGCGTCTatggatcatgcatgcccctaatAAACTATATAGGTGGCTAATGTTCAAAATATCTTATTATATATAGTAGTTCGTTGTGTTACCTGCACTATATTTTATTTAGCAGACTAAGCTCCGATCCGGCTGTGGACAACCGCGGATCCATCCATGGTTTGAACAGTGATGCGCAAGACGAGGGtgctgtttagttcctaaaattttgcaaaatttttcaagattctccgtcacatcgaatctttgacacatgcatgaagcattaaatataaataaaaaataaaactaattacacaatttagacgaaattcacgagacaaatcttttaagcctaattagactatgattggacactaattaccaaataacaacgaaaatgctacagtatcattttctaaaaaaaattcggcAACTAAACAAGGCCGAGATGCAGAAATGCATGAGAAATGCCGAGAGAAGTTGCTGCTGCGATTCGTTTGTCAAATCAGTTTGCAGTCAGTATTGTACAACGTAACTAGTACGTACTACCAACAGCAGAATTTGAACTTACATCGATGCTGCCTCCACTGCACTGCGCGGCTGTGGTCGTGCACGGCCACGATACGGCCGGGTTGCCGTTCGCCGGACTGGCGGAGGGCTGGAGGCCTCGAGCCGCTCTCATCGCCAGCCGCCGGCCCGATAAATAGCCTTGGCAGTTGGCAGCGTCGAATCGTCTTGCATGCTAGCTgaaactctctcgcgtactccTCCTATATGCTTTTGCAGCACCATGGGGACACGGTCACATGGAGGTGGTCCTCCGCATATATTCTTTCGTTACTTACAAGGTAGTTGATGCATAGCAATGCATTTATTCATGGTCGACTAGCAACGACAGGACTCCTTAGGCCAGCTTTAGTATTTATTCTCCCATCACAAGCTGCCGACAACTAAAAGATGCTATCCCCCTCTTGTCTTTCCTTCTCCTCATCCCGTCTCTCTCTCTTTGTTCTATTCCCATCCTTTTCCTCTTTCCCTCTCCTCATCCCATCTCTGTCCATTCTCTTCCCATCCTCTATACTCCCACATTCGTTCTTGCCGAAGCCAGCGCCCAAGTACCACCTGCCACCCAAGCCCACCGGCATCCCCAGGCACACGTCCCCAGGCCCGCCAATAGACCCGCTCAAGGTTTGAGTACAAAGTGGGTAACCCGTAAACGGTGAACCCAACATATACCAGTCCAATTTGGTGGGTTAGGGTTTTTTTTTGTGTTCTTGTTTAAAACTGCATGGGAAAAGATCTACTTAACGTCCCCCAACTAAAAGATGTTGTTTACTGTACCTCACCTATAAAACCAGGTATTTTACCCCTTATAAATTATTGAAAACCGTCTAATTAACCCTCTAAGAAAATTTTGAAGGTGGTCTTATTGTCGTGGCATATTAAAAAATCTACATAACCTCCTAATGTATCAAAGGTTGAGTATTTAACCTGCTCAACTATAAAACCCGGTATTATAGCTTAAACCCAGTACTATAAAAAATATGATGTTATTGTTTATTTCACAAAGATCTATGACATTCATTTGTTTCATATAGATATCCAGGCCCTTCCACGTACATAGATACCACGTCGTAGGATAAAAACGTCATAAACGTTGACGTGGCGCTGACTTGGCAGCTCCTGTAAACGTCATATACTGAATTTTGGCCTACTAGACACTACGCCAAAACACACAATGACAACCCAATAGAGATGGCAACGGGCACAAATCCGCTAGATTTTACCGTCCTAAATCCATGCCCATGAAAATTAGATGAACCCATTAAAACACCCATGCCCGTGATGGGTACAGAATTTTGTCCAAACTCATGCCCACGCGGGTTTCGGATATCCACAGGTCGAGTTGAAGCCGAGATCGAGGTCGGATATGAAGCGACCGATCACATAGGCAACCTTGCTTTGGTACCGGTTCTCATGGTCTTAGGTAACTACCAGCTATATGGCCCAATGCCCATACGATGCCTAAGCTTACAGTATATTATCCCTGACACAGCGCCTCTCTTCTGCTTGGCCATGTACACATCTTCCCTGCATTGCATATTTGCATGTCGTCACTTGACCCTCGTCGTGACCTACACGTCTCCGGCTCTCCCTGCATGGTTTTGGAATCTTCTGCCACTTTTCGGCGACGGGAGCCGGCCACCTCGCCCTTGCCAAGCTGCGCGCGCGGTGGCCTGGCCATCCACGTCGATGCATGGCGACGCCATCCACCCAGTTCGCGCGCATGTACCAGTACTAGCCCTCTACTCTCGCCTGCATGCGCCTCAATCACCCACAACCTACGGGACGCGCTGGCGTTCAGCGGGCCGGCTCCCGAGCGCATCAACGGTCGGCTCGCCATGGTGGGCTTCGTGTCCGCGCTCGCAGTCGAGGCGTACCGCGGCGGGGGCCTCCTCTCGCAGGCCGGCAGCGGCTCCGGGCTGGCCTGGTTCGCGGCCACGGCCGCCGTGCTGTCCGTGGCGTCGCTGGTGCCACTGCTCAGGGGGGACAGCGCCGAGGCCAGGAGCGGCGCCGTCACGAGCGCCGACGCCGAGCTCGGCCGCTTCGCCATGCTCGGCCTCGTCGCGCTCGCCTTCACTGAGTACCTCACCGGCGCCCCGTTCATCAACGCCTAGATGCATATTATAGGCGGCTGAGTCCAAGCCAGTACGTGCATGTATGCAGTAGTAACTTCGTAGGAACAATATTTTTGTAACCGTGTATGCTAGTAGTGCTACCTTCCGTGTACGAGCCTACGCACAGTTGCACGAGCTAGTTTTATGCACGTTTTGGATCAAAATTAGCTACCAAACATATATATCACTCCATATGTTGGGAAAGAAATGCaattctaatatatatatatagtaaaatgCATCGGATGTACATTAACTTTTGTTGGGGTGTCAtataggtccattaactttcaaactgtattttttggtccataaacttttaaaatggttcactgcaggtctATGCCCATTTATTTAACTTTAAATTCAACGTACATTTACAGAAAACCCCTACGGAATGCGGTGCGAGCACGTGAAGCCGAGCCAGCCACCGTGGCGAGGGCGCCGCATTGAAGCACGCTCTGGCGCGATACGGTAGCCGCTAGCACCGGAGACCACACAACAGGGAGCACCCGCGTCCTCTACTTTCTTCTCAAGCCGTTCAAGCAGCCCCGCGTCGTGTCCGAGATCATGGCACGTCCATCCTAGTTTGCACTTTGCTTGCAGCGACGCCATGAACGTTTTTCGTCAGCTTGATTGAAAGTTTTTGGCGCAGATCAACTGAAACGTATGTGCTGCTCCATCTGATGTGTTTCAGGGCGGCATCATACTCGGCCCGTCCATGCTGTCACGCAGTCCGGCGTTCAAGGAGATGGTGTTCCGACCCGGTGCTGCACACCGTCGCGACGTTCGGGATCATGTACGTCATCTTCCTCATCGTCGTGCGGATGGACCCGATGCTCGTCGTCCGCTCCGGCAAGAAGAGCGTGATCATCGGCCTTTCCGGCTTTCATCCTCCCGCTGGCCATGACCACCGCGGGCTTATCCGGCGCCGCCATGGTCTCGGAGCCCGACGTAACGAGGCGTTCTACGTTCCTGTTCGCGCTGGCCACGTCGCTCTCGGTCACGTCCTTCGCGTTCTACGTTCCTCTCGGTGGCCGCGCTCGGCGCGGTCATACTGTTCGCGGTGCGCCCGGTCGCGCTCAAGGTGATCGAGCGCACGCCGCCGGGCAAACCCGTGGACGAGAACTACGTCTTCTTTTTCCTCCTCATCGTGCTCCTCGTCGGATTCTACAGCGACGTCATCGGGACCAACTCGTTCTACGGCGCGCTGATGCAGGGGCTGGCAATCCCCGATGGACCGCCGCTCGGCGCCGCGCTGGGGGAGAAGATTGACGCCATGGTGTCCGGCCTGATCCTGCCTCTGTACTACGCCATGACCGGGCTCAGCACCGATGTGTGGTCCCTGCATTGGGGCAGGCTGCAGCTAGTCGTGCTCCTCGGATGGTTTGGCAAGCTGGTCGGCGTCATGGTGCCGTCGCTGTTCCTTGAGATCCCCCTCCGGGACGCCGTGCCCCTCAGCTTGTTCATGAGCTCCAAGGGCATCGTTGAGGGCAAGTTCCTGTGGACCGACGGCAGCATGTACGAGGGCGCCTGGCGCAGCGGCCGCGTGTCGGCAAGTTCTCCTGGACCTCCGGCACCACCTATGAGGGCGACTTCGCCGGCGGGTACATGCACGGCCAGGGCACCTACATCGGCGAGTTTGGGGACACCTTCGTGGGGCTCTGGGCCAAGAACCTCCGCCACGGCCGGGGCACGGAGGCGTACGCCAACGGCAACGTCTATGACGGCCACAGGCACGATGGCCTGCAGGACGGCCACGGCCGCTACATCTGGCGCCACGGTGCTGCTCCAGGAGCTGGAGGTGTGCGAGGGCAAGACGCCGTCGCAGAAGATCCTGACGTGGCCCAGGGTGGAGGCCGTGCAGAAGAAGCCGGTGTGGCAGCCGCCCAAGGTGAGCATTGACCAAGGGAGGAGGTCTAGCGTGAGCAAGAGGAGCAGCTCGTCGCTGGACCTAGACATCCTGCAGGTCGCCGCCGAGGGTGGCGAGAGTGAGGAGGCGCGCGCGGACAGGTCATGCCTGCGGACGTCGTCGTGCATGCGCACGCCGCCGAGGCCGGGGGAAGAAGCAGGGGAGAATGTGGCGCTCCTGCGGTTGGCGGTGGAAAAGCGCTCCACCGTACGTGGCGTGACACcaaagtgtgagtggctagctaGCTAGAGCTAGCTGATCGAaaattcttgctgcttttgctccCTGTCGTGTGGAAGCCACACCCGCACGCACGGGCGCGGCGGGCCGGGCGTCGTACTCGTTCTTGGGTCGGCGGCGGCCGGATGTCTGGGCCACGAaaattcttgctgcttttgctccCTGTCGTGTGGTCTCCGGTGCTAGCGGCTAACGTATCGCGCCAGAGCGTGCATCGCTGCGGCGCCCTCGCCATGGTGGCTGGCTCggctcactaccggaaacagtgacTCTATCGTGTGCcacaaacactcagcaaagacaaaaaaaatactcggcaaaagcTTTATCgaatgtaacactcggcaaacagcacactGCATCTATAGTGTTggcaaacagctatttgccgagtgttttttatcgcgcactcggtaaatggttcgccgagtgtcaaatttgacactcggcaaaaaaagtgatttgccgtgtgtttttccaaaatacactcggcaaaggattattgtttgccgagtgtttttgaaaattacactcgacaaacctattttccaaaaaaaaaaaaaaaattctcagcatatcattattgtttgccgagtgtttttaagaattacactcggcaaacctatttttcaaagaaaaataataattttcttCTCTGCATATTTTAGTTTAATAGCTGCTATACAAAACACTCTTAGTACAATTATCAATGGTCAAACCCATTTAAACAATTATCAATGGTCAAACCCATTTAAACAATTATCACAATTAATAGTCTCACGTTGCCTATAGAAAAGCGATTACAATTTGACATGTAGAGTATTAGTCATTAAAAGGTAACTATATATTCATTGATTCTAACATTTCACCAACATCTATACATCAGCGTCTATCGCCTAGCTCGTCCAGACCTTCTGAGCTCTCCAGCAACTCCAGCCACATCTAGCCATCATCTTACCATCTGGTCTACATGAGAGAAACAAAGAATCAGCTTATGCATCACAAATCATAAACCAGGAGGTTACAATGAATTGAAGGTCACACTTTTTTTAACAGATGATTCCAAATAAAAACTTGAAAGCAAGATAACTTATGATCTATTATGTTATTTACTTTGCAGAATGTGTTTTCTATTCAAAGCAAGACTAACCAGCTACCAACCAAACATGATTCAACCAACCAATTATCACACACAAATAAACAGAACATTTCGTCTTATCTTCTAAAAGAGCATTTCATCCTTATAAAGACTAGTCATATTCCTAGTTGTGTCCAACAAGTATCCTTAGGAAGACCTACTGGACAGACAACGCAAGCAATGGTGACACAGGTGAAATCTAATCTCTGAAAAAGATAACTTGTGCAATACTAGTATACTACTGAAAGTTGTAACTTCATTAACACATATTTACAAATAAAAGGATAAGCATGTTTGGTTAATAATTGTTAGGAGTTACTACAGTTCTAAAATTAATACAAATTAAACATGAATATTTAAATAGTTCATATGTTCAACAGATGATAACCATGTACTGAAGTCTGGACTGTCCAGAGTCCTCACAAACATAACACATAATCTTTATATGGTAAGACACATAGTTCAGAGAGCACAAATCATTTTAGTTTAATTGTAATACCATGAGAGTGTGAATAAAATGTGTGGAACTGAAAGAAAAGGTATTGTTTTCTATTGATGA
Above is a genomic segment from Miscanthus floridulus cultivar M001 chromosome 3, ASM1932011v1, whole genome shotgun sequence containing:
- the LOC136542971 gene encoding low molecular mass early light-inducible protein HV60, chloroplastic-like, with the protein product MVLESSATFRRREPATSPLPSCARGGLAIHVDAWRRHPPSSRACTSTSPLLSPACASITHNLRDALAFSGPAPERINGRLAMVGFVSALAVEAYRGGGLLSQAGSGSGLAWFAATAAVLSVASLVPLLRGDSAEARSGAVTSADAELGRFAMLGLVALAFTEYLTGAPFINA